The genome window AAAAGAATGGCGACTGTCGGAATTTGCGTTGCGCTGTGCGATTGTGCGTAAGCGTTCATCACCGAATTGACATATTTTCCCATCTGCGCCAACGTATTTGCGTCAGGCCCGGATTTGTGTTCGAGCAAAACGCCGACGAGTGCGTGGTCGCCCGAAATGGCATTCACCCGAAACGCCAAATCGGCTTCGCCCGTTTCGTCCACATTCGAATAGGAATCGGGAATGCGCACAAATGTGTTCGGATCAACCGCTGCCAAAAATTGTTGAATCTCCAAATTGGATTTCGCGGAAAGTTTCAATAACGCCCGCAAATGATTTTCATCGGCAAAAAGCCAGCGAAAGAATGCATCGTGACTGCGACGAGAATTTTGATTTGTCATAGTTTCTCCAATGGACCCAAACAGAAATATTTCTGCAAAAAAGAAGTCCATTGTATTTAAACGCTCGAAACCCGAAAAAGAGGAAAAAATGGCCATTTTTCACACTTTTTTGCCCCGAAAATGGATAAGTCAATAATGGATGATTGGGAATTTCGCACTTTTTAATGTGCGAAATTTGTGAATTCACAATTTGTCCATTTGAAAATTTGGAGCCTTATTTTGTTGCAAAATTTGGCCGTTTGAAAATTTTTGGGCAAATCTGGAATGCAAAATCTCTTCTTTTAATTTTTTGACGCTGAAAATTACTGCTAGATTCTACCCCAAAGGGCTTAATTCAACTAAGGAACTAAAGTTCCAAGTTTCATATATCGCTTCGCTCAGAATGACACGGGAAATTTCATTTCCAAAAATCCGGCGAACATATTTCCCCCGGGAAATGTCATACCCAAAAATCCGGTGAACAAATTTCCTCTGGGAAATTTCATTTCCAAAAATCCGGCGAACATATTTCCCCCGGGAAATGTCATACCCAAAAATCCGGTGAACAAATTTCCTCTGGGAAATGTCATTTCCAAAAATCCGGCGGACATATTTCCCCTGGGAAATGTCATCTCCAGAAATTCGGTGAACAAATTTTCCCCGAGAAATGTCATTTCCAAAATCTAGCGAACGAATTTGACATGTTAAATGCCTTGCCGAGCTTATTGACATTTTATCCATAAAATCCTTTTCGACGGGTGAAAATTTTTTTGATAACGGAATAATTTATAAATGGTGGATTATGAAAAGGAGCCGCTATGGGATTTTGCAGAATCGTTTCTGTTGCAGCGCTTGCTGCGGGTTTTGGGGTTTGTGCGTTTGCGGATAACCCGATTGTCAATTATCATTATTTAGCAGATCCTGCGGCGACTGCAAATGATAGCATGTTTTATATCATTACCGATTCGGATGATCTTGCGGGTGATAGTAACTATACGATTAAATCGCTTTATGCTCTTGCCAGTTACGATATGAAAAACTGGATTGATTACGGCATTATTCTTGAAGCAAAACGCGAATACGATAACATTAACGATATTTGGGCTTCGGGAATTGACATTGGCCCCGATGGAAAATTCTACATCGTTTATCCCGATGGCGGTGGCGGTGGCGTCGGTTTGGTTGTCGCCGATCAAATCAACGGACCTTACACAAATCCAATTCCCAATAACAAAAAACTCAT of Hallerella porci contains these proteins:
- a CDS encoding Rpn family recombination-promoting nuclease/putative transposase — protein: MTNQNSRRSHDAFFRWLFADENHLRALLKLSAKSNLEIQQFLAAVDPNTFVRIPDSYSNVDETGEADLAFRVNAISGDHALVGVLLEHKSGPDANTLAQMGKYVNSVMNAYAQSHSATQIPTVAIL